Proteins from a single region of Enoplosus armatus isolate fEnoArm2 chromosome 6, fEnoArm2.hap1, whole genome shotgun sequence:
- the samm50 gene encoding sorting and assembly machinery component 50 homolog A: protein MGTVHARSLDPLPMRGPELGVQADDIEVPESELEPKHEVLENKDVVVQRVHIDGLGRTKEDLLTYEIAGVFRAKNLIEVMRKSHEARQKLLRLGIFRKVEVVIDTSRGDGALPNGLDVTFEVTELRRMTGSYNTMVGNNEGSMVLGLKLPNVLGRAEKMTFQFSYGTKETSYGLSFFKPQPGHFERNISLNMYKVTGQFPWSSLRETDRGISAELSFPVWKTSQTLKWEGVWRELGCLARTASFAVREESGHSLKSSLSHAMVIDTRNSSILPRKGGLLRIHQELAGYTGGDASFLKEDFEMQLNKTLFWDSVLSASLWGGLLLPIGNKPTSIADRFYLGGPTSIRGFSMYSMGPQSEGDYLGGEGYWAGGLHLYTPLPFRPGKGGFGDLFRTHFFLNAGNLCNLNYGEGPQAHLKKLAECIRWSYGLGIVLRLGNIARLELNYCIPMGVQSGDRICDGFQFGAGIRFL, encoded by the exons ATGGGCACCGTCCACGCCAGG AGCCTGGACCCTCTGCCCATGCGGGGGCCGGAGCTGGGAGTTCAAGCTGACGACATCGAGGTTCCAGAGTCTGAGCTGGAGCCGAAGCACGAAGTTCTTGAAAACAAGGAT GTTGTGGTTCAACGAGTGCACATAGATGGGCTCGGAAGAACCAAGGAGGACCTGTTGACTTATGAAATCGCAGGAGTTTTCCGGGCAAAGAACCTAATCGAG GTGATGCGCAAGTCCCATGAAGCCCGACAGAAGCTGCTGCGTCTCGGTATCTTCAGAAAAGTGGAAGTTGTTATTGACACCTCACGAG GGGACGGTGCTCTTCCTAACGGCCTCGACGTGACGTTCGAAGTCACCGAGCTGAGACGGATGACGGGCAGCTACAACACCATGGTTGGAAACAATGAAGGAAGCATG GTACTGGGCCTGAAGTTACCCAACGTGCTCGGCCGGGCAGAGAAAATGACCTTCCAGTTCTCCTACGGGACCAAAGAGACATCCTACGGCCTGTCCTTCTTCAAACCCCAACCAGGACACTTTGAACGCAA TATCTCACTCAACATGTACAAAGTAACCGGTCAGTTTCCGTGGAGTTCACTGAGGGAGACGGATCGAGGCATCTCTGCAGAACTGAGC TTCCCTGTGTGGAAGACCAGCCAAACCCTGAAGTGGGAGGGAGTGTGGAGGGAGCTGGGCTGTCTGGCTCGCACCGCCTCGTTTGCAGTCCGGGAGGAGAGTGGCCATTCCCTCAAGTCCTCACTTTCG catgcTATGGTCATTGACACCAGAAACTCCTCCATCCTTCCCAGGAAAGGCGGCCTGTTGAGGATCCATCAG GAACTCGCTGGTTACACTGGGGGTGACGCCAGTTTCCTTAAAGAGGACTTTGAGATGCAGCTCAACAAAACACTCTTCTGGGACTCA GTCCTTTCTGCCTCATTGTGGGGCGGTTTGCTCCTACCCATCGGTAACAAGCCAACAAGCATAGCAGATAG GTTCTATCTAGGCGGCCCCACCAGTATCAGGGGattcagtatgtacagtatgggCCCACAGAGTGAAG GTGACTACCTGGGAGGCGAGGGCTACTGGGCTGGAGGCCTCCACCTCTACACCCCTCTACCCTTCAGACCTGGCAAGGGGGGCTTTGGTGACCTCTTCAGAACACACTTCTTCCTCAATGCTGGAAACCTTTGTAATCTCAATTATG GTGAGGGGCCACAAGCACACTTGAAGAAACTGGCAGAATGCATCCGTTGGTCATATGGACTGGGCATTGTGCTGCGTTTGGGGAACATTGCCAGGCTGGAGCTGAATTACTGCATTCCCATGGGAGTCCAGAGTGGAGACAG GATATGTGACGGGTTCCAGTTTGGAGCTGGAATCAGATTCCTGTGA
- the efcab10 gene encoding EF-hand calcium-binding domain-containing protein 10: protein MATQRQKDASDYLKKHKIMELMDNLTSMLFFYRPENPREFLIEQLEQLKMSQQSGVRGPHLFNNTNLKAVFGILDPANQTYITFAQYKQALATLGVKDINECPEGVNEDRISFETFKTEAIQGLQRCSATYE from the exons ATGGCGAcgcagagacagaaagacgcCAGTGATTAtctgaagaaacacaaaatTATGGAGCTCATGGACAACTTGACCAGCATGCTCTTCTTTTACAGACCCG AGAATCCCAGAGAGTTTCTCATtgagcagctggagcagctgaagATGTCTCAGCAGAGTGGTGTGAGAGGCCCCCACCTGTTCAACAACACCAACCTGAAAGCAGTGTTCGGCATACTGGACCCCGCCAACCAAACATACATCACTTTTGCCCAATACAAGCAGG ctCTGGCCACACTGGGCGTAAAGGACATTAACGAGTGTCCTGAAGGTGTAAATGAAGACAGAATATCCTTTGAGACCTTCAAAACAGAAGC GATACAAGGCCTGCAGAGATGCTCAGCAACATATGAATAA
- the uqcc6 gene encoding ubiquinol-cytochrome-c reductase complex assembly factor 6: MPAGVSWPRYLRMFGASVLAMFAGAQVVHQYYIPDLSTPEIPPKPGDLQTELLGYKARQEAAAAVQQLKAQQKVD; this comes from the exons ATGCCAGCCGGTGTGTCTTGGCCTCGGTACCTGAGGATGTTTGGTGCCAGTGTACTGGCCATGTTTGCAGGAGCACAGGTCGTCCACCAGTACTACATACCTGATCTG AGTACACCAGAGATCCCACCGAAGCCCGGGGACCTTCAGACAGAACTGCTGGGCTACAAAGCCAGACaagaagctgcagctgcagtgcagcAGCTTAAAGCACAACAAAAGGTGGATTGA
- the tdg.2 gene encoding G/T mismatch-specific thymine DNA glycosylase, protein MYDRYQSSQQHPEAQYVMPYHNVGHYTEGPRDELVMAELSVHREPPLHQEPFYQNYPPAANHYQDLSYHNVREHQQQQQQQQQHPAHLHHPQHQHTIQQQELSVEHQPQPAGPPQVVTPVKKKRGRPPKQQAEDGKTQEEEDEIEAAKKAKRALNRFNGMSVAEVMAKTLPDVITYNLDILIIGINPGLLSAFKGHHYPNPGNHFWKCLFLSGLTDQQLNYMHDQSLPENYSIGFTNMVERTTPGSKDLSSKEIREGGRQLLDKLQKYKPLIAAFNGKGIYEIFCKETFGVKAKNLEFGLQPYKIPETETVCYLMPSSSPRCAQFPRAQDKVHFYIKLKELRDQMKGLAPSHEVEETQYLFDLQLAKEDAKRLAIKEEQVDPEYESCSGLHDDARQSSSTSN, encoded by the exons ATGTATGACAG GTACCAGTCCAGCCAGCAGCACCCTGAGGCGCAGTATGTGATGCCGTATCACAACGTGGGCCATTACACAGAAGGTCCCAGAGATGAGCTTGTCATGGCTGAGCTGTCTGTCCACCGGGAGCCACCTCTTCACCAGGAACCTTTTTATCAGAACTACCCCCCGGCCGCAAATCACTACCAGGACCTGAGCTATCACAACGTCAGggagcaccagcagcagcagcagcagcagcagcagcatcctgcACACCTGCACCACCCTCAGCACCAGCATACAatacagcagcaggagctgagTGTTGAGCACCAACCTCAGCCTGCTGGTCCACCTCAAG TTGTGACgccagtgaagaagaagagaggccGGCCTCCTAAGCAGCAGGCGGAGGATGGCAAGacgcaggaggaggaggatgagattGAGGCCGCCAAGAAAGCCAAGAGGGCTCTCAACCGCTTCAACGGCATGTCAGTGGCTGAGGTTATGGCCAAAACCCTGCCAGACGTTATTACCTACAATCTGGACATTTTGATT ATTGGAATTAACCCAGGACTATTGTCAGCCTTCAAAGGACACCATTACCCAAACCCAGGAAACCATTTCT ggaaatgtctgtttctttctggtCTAACTGACCAGCAGCTCAACTACATGCATGACCAGAGCCTGCCGGAGAATTATAGCATCGGCTTCACCAACATGGTAGAGAGGACCACGCCTGGCAGCAAGGACCTCTCCAG TAAGGAGATTCGTGAAGGAGGTCGACAGTTACTTGACAAGCTGCAGAAGTACAAGCCATTAATAGCAGCTTTTAATGGAAAAG GTATTTATGAAATCTTCTGCAAAGAAACATTTGGTGTGAAGGCGAAGAATCTGGAGTTTGGTCTGCAGCCCTACAAAATCCCAGAAACCGAAACG GTGTGCTACTTGATGCCATCGTCAAGCCCTCGCTGTGCCCAGTTCCCCCGTGCACAGGATAAGGTACATTTCTACATCAAGCTGAAGGAGCTGCGAGACCAGATGAAAGGCCTGGCACCCAGCCACGAGGTGGAAGAGACACAGTACTTGTTCGATCTGCAGCTAGCGAAAG aGGATGCTAAGAGGCTTGCAATCAAAGAAGAGCAGGTGGATCCAGAGTATGAAAGCTGTAGTGGGCTGCATGACGACGCGAGGCAAAGCAGCAGCACCTCCAACTAA
- the LOC139286560 gene encoding G/T mismatch-specific thymine DNA glycosylase-like isoform X1 has product MEEKLNGSFPVVSPEYLHQWVQSAQQFQALQAQYSGFNSNNQFHYPEGQSGETAMAHMANPEPMMDQQEPANLAKPPAKKRGRQAQPKAPKPPKVPKAPKAPKAPKPPKDPNAPKAKPGPKPKKATEAQADGKQEKIDESFKKVKRKIDRFKGMSEEEVMKKTLPDLLDYNLDYVIIGINPGLMAAYIGRWFPGPGNHFWKCLFLSGFTEEQLNHMHDTTLPVKYKMGFTNMVARATPGSKDLSSKELREGGTILVEKLKKFKPLIAVFNGKCIYEMFCRELFGKKPKKLDFGLQPHKIPDCDVALYLMPSSSARCAQFPRAQDKVHFYIKLRELRDELKGVQKSTEIEEVEYSFDLKLAKEDAKRMAIKEEQYDPGYEDAYGGAYAERGPEGDQAQSQTNGHCTFSSADNTEGAQEATTSQIAEGQLPDGQWMTQSFADQIPDISGGPKDGSV; this is encoded by the exons atggaagaaaagctGAATGGATCATTCCCTGTTGTCTCTCCGGAGTATCTTCATCAGTG GGTTCAGTCTGCACAGCAGTTTCAAGCTCTCCAGGCCCAGTATTCAGGCTTCAACTCCAACAATCAGTTTCACTACCCGGAGGGGCAGTCGGGAGAGACAGCCATGGCACACATGGCTAATCCAGAACCCATGATGGATCAGCAGGAACCTGCCAACCTGGCAAAAC CTCCAGCcaaaaagagaggcagacaagCTCAACCCAAGGCACCCAAACCACCAAAAGTCCCCAAGGCACCCAAGGCACCAAAGGCACCAAAGCCGCCTAAGGACCCAAATGCTCCTAAAGCCAAACCTGGTCCTAAGCCCAAGAAGGCCACTGAGGCTCAGGCAGACGGCAAGCAAGAGAAGATTGATGAGAGCTTCAAGAAGGTGAAGAGGAAAATTGACCGCTTCAAAGGAATGTCAGAGGAGGAAGTCATGAAAAAAACTCTACCAGACCTGCTGGATTACAACCTGGACTATGTCATT ATTGGTATCAATCCAGGACTGATGGCAGCTTATATTGGACGGTGGTTTCCAGGTCCTGGAAATCATTTTT GGAAGTGCCTGTTTCTGTCTGGATTTACTGAGGAGCAGCTCAACCACATGCATGACACCACCCTGCCTGTTAAATACAAAATGGGCTTCACCAACATGGTGGCCAGGGCAACACCAGGGAGCAAAGACCTCTCAAG TAAAGAGTTACGTGAAGGAGGCACGATTCTTGTAGAGAAGCTGAAGAAATTCAAGCCTCTTATTGCAgtttttaatggaaaat GCATCTATGAAATGTTCTGCAGAGAATTGTTTGGTAAAAAACCAAAGAAACTTGATTTTGGTTTGCAGCCACACAAGATCCCCGACTGTGACGTG GCTCTCTATCTGATGCCTTCATCCAGCGCTCGTTGTGCTCAGTTTCCTCGTGCTCAGGACAAAGTCCACTTTTACATCAAACTCAGGGAGCTCAGAGATGAGCTGAAGGGCGTCCAAAAAAGCACTGAGATCGAGGAGGTTGAGTACTCGTTTGACCTGAAATTGGCCAAGG AGGATGCCAAGAGGATGGCGATAAAGGAGGAGCAGTACGATCCTGGTTATGAAGATGCCTACGGTGGTGCATATGCAGAGAGAGGACCCGAAGGGGACCAGGCCCAAAGCCAGACCAACGGTCACTGTACATTCTCATCTGCAGAtaacacag aagGAGCACAGGAGGCGACTACGTCACAAATAGCAGAAGGCCAGCTCCCAGACGGACAGTGGATGACCCAGTCCTTCGCAGATCAGATCCCAGACATCAGCGGCGGACCAAAGGACGGCAGCGTATAA
- the LOC139286560 gene encoding G/T mismatch-specific thymine DNA glycosylase-like isoform X2: MAHMANPEPMMDQQEPANLAKPPAKKRGRQAQPKAPKPPKVPKAPKAPKAPKPPKDPNAPKAKPGPKPKKATEAQADGKQEKIDESFKKVKRKIDRFKGMSEEEVMKKTLPDLLDYNLDYVIIGINPGLMAAYIGRWFPGPGNHFWKCLFLSGFTEEQLNHMHDTTLPVKYKMGFTNMVARATPGSKDLSSKELREGGTILVEKLKKFKPLIAVFNGKCIYEMFCRELFGKKPKKLDFGLQPHKIPDCDVALYLMPSSSARCAQFPRAQDKVHFYIKLRELRDELKGVQKSTEIEEVEYSFDLKLAKEDAKRMAIKEEQYDPGYEDAYGGAYAERGPEGDQAQSQTNGHCTFSSADNTEGAQEATTSQIAEGQLPDGQWMTQSFADQIPDISGGPKDGSV, from the exons ATGGCACACATGGCTAATCCAGAACCCATGATGGATCAGCAGGAACCTGCCAACCTGGCAAAAC CTCCAGCcaaaaagagaggcagacaagCTCAACCCAAGGCACCCAAACCACCAAAAGTCCCCAAGGCACCCAAGGCACCAAAGGCACCAAAGCCGCCTAAGGACCCAAATGCTCCTAAAGCCAAACCTGGTCCTAAGCCCAAGAAGGCCACTGAGGCTCAGGCAGACGGCAAGCAAGAGAAGATTGATGAGAGCTTCAAGAAGGTGAAGAGGAAAATTGACCGCTTCAAAGGAATGTCAGAGGAGGAAGTCATGAAAAAAACTCTACCAGACCTGCTGGATTACAACCTGGACTATGTCATT ATTGGTATCAATCCAGGACTGATGGCAGCTTATATTGGACGGTGGTTTCCAGGTCCTGGAAATCATTTTT GGAAGTGCCTGTTTCTGTCTGGATTTACTGAGGAGCAGCTCAACCACATGCATGACACCACCCTGCCTGTTAAATACAAAATGGGCTTCACCAACATGGTGGCCAGGGCAACACCAGGGAGCAAAGACCTCTCAAG TAAAGAGTTACGTGAAGGAGGCACGATTCTTGTAGAGAAGCTGAAGAAATTCAAGCCTCTTATTGCAgtttttaatggaaaat GCATCTATGAAATGTTCTGCAGAGAATTGTTTGGTAAAAAACCAAAGAAACTTGATTTTGGTTTGCAGCCACACAAGATCCCCGACTGTGACGTG GCTCTCTATCTGATGCCTTCATCCAGCGCTCGTTGTGCTCAGTTTCCTCGTGCTCAGGACAAAGTCCACTTTTACATCAAACTCAGGGAGCTCAGAGATGAGCTGAAGGGCGTCCAAAAAAGCACTGAGATCGAGGAGGTTGAGTACTCGTTTGACCTGAAATTGGCCAAGG AGGATGCCAAGAGGATGGCGATAAAGGAGGAGCAGTACGATCCTGGTTATGAAGATGCCTACGGTGGTGCATATGCAGAGAGAGGACCCGAAGGGGACCAGGCCCAAAGCCAGACCAACGGTCACTGTACATTCTCATCTGCAGAtaacacag aagGAGCACAGGAGGCGACTACGTCACAAATAGCAGAAGGCCAGCTCCCAGACGGACAGTGGATGACCCAGTCCTTCGCAGATCAGATCCCAGACATCAGCGGCGGACCAAAGGACGGCAGCGTATAA
- the LOC139286995 gene encoding patatin-like phospholipase domain-containing protein 2, translating into METSEEMFKWDEEWNISFAGCGFRSIYYLGALSCILERVPQLVHGASKVCGASSGCLVAAALTAGIPIEQVCVDVLTIAKEARKHTLGVFHPTFSLLRTVRDSLLERLPADAHLRASGKLCVSLTRLADGKNVVVSEFDSREELIQVLMCSCFFPFYCGFIPPSYRGVHYMDGALSNNMPLFEQRNTITMAPFSGESDICPREGTFNFFEVHYGNVSIQVNTGNVHRVCTSFLPPRLEKLAEICHNGYMDALCFLREKDLLGTQHLPPTLEAEMDAVTPACCELVESVQAESKKTLLDGGNPHQADHWWLDLKVIENLPVSFKKVLCEACKDSHYSVPQWSQLIKFLPVKVNMYLLTLLMLHIEMILLLTKSVVLSGCAAICRLLTSTADLCRQTWSSRDKDPNSSFPEQRCSSRSSDSGGDRKIKPLTSTVTPNSNVTLHWDNNGNLFSLTSTCTGPSNPPSTPACGKVALNHRRKWTHHQP; encoded by the exons ATGGAAACCTCAGAGGAGATGTTTAAGTGGGACGAGGAGTGGAACATCTCTTTTGCAGGCTGTGGATTCAGGAGTATTTACTACCTGGGAGCTTTGAGCTGTATCCTCGAGCGGGTCCCACAGCTGGTTCACGGAGCCTCTAAAGTCTGTGGAGCCTCATCCGGTTGTCTCGtggctgcagctctgactgCTGGGATTCCCATCG AACAGgtctgtgttgatgttttgaccATTGCTAAAGAGGCCAGGAAACACACTCTGGGAGTTTTCCACCCGACCTTCAGTCTGCTGCGGACAGTTCGGGACTCCCTGCTGGAGAGGCTGCCAGCAGACGCCCACCTCCGGGCCTCTGGAAAGCTCTGCGTGTCGCTCACCAGACTGGCTGATGGGAAGAACGTTGTGGTGTCAGAgtttgacagcagagaggagctcaTTCAG GTTCTCATGTGCAGCtgctttttccctttttactgTGGTTTCATTCCACCTTCATACCGTGGAGTG CACTACATGGACGGAGCCCTGAGCAACAACATGCCCCTGTTCGAGCAGAGAAACACCATCACTATGGCCCCGTTCTCCGGCGAGAGCGACATCTGCCCCAGAGAGGGTACGTTCAACTTCTTCGAGGTTCACTACGGCAACGTAAGCATCCAGGTCAACACCGGCAATGTGCATCGGGTCTGTAcgtccttccttcctcccagACTTGAG AAGCTCGCTGAGATCTGCCACAACGGCTACATGGACGCTCTTTGTTTCCTGAGAGAAAAAG ATCTGCTTGGAACACAGCACCTTCCCCCCACTTTGGAGGCGGAGATGGACGCAGTCACACCTGCTTGCTGTGAGCTGGTGGAGTCGGTTCAAGCAGAGTCAAAGAAGACACTGCTGGATGGTGGAAACCCTCATCAGGCAGATCATTGGTGGCTGGACCTGAAGGTCATAGAGAACCTCCCGGTTAGCTTCAAGAAAg tgttatgTGAGGCGTGTAAGGACAGTCACTACAGCGTCCCTCAGTGGTCTCAGCTCATCAAGTTCCTTCCAGTGAAAGTGAACATGTATCTGCTGACCCTCCTGATGCTGCACATTGAGATGATCCTCTTACTCACTAAAAG TGTGGTTTTATCAGGCTGTGCAGCGATTTGCAGACTGTTGACGTCGACTGCAGATCTCTGCAGGCAGACgtggagcagcagagacaaGGACCCCAACAG TTCATTTCCAGAgcagcgctgcagcagcaggtcctCCGAttcaggaggagacagaaaaattAAACCTTTGACCTCAACAGTCACCCCAAATTCCAACGTAACTCTTCACTGGGACAACAATGGTAACCTCTTCTCCCTCACCTCTACATGTACAGGTCCATCCAACCCCCCGAGTACACCTGCATGTGGCAAGGTGGCTTTAAACCACAGACGTAAATGGACACATCATCAACCATAA